The following proteins come from a genomic window of Malus domestica chromosome 02, GDT2T_hap1:
- the LOC103425172 gene encoding probable galactinol--sucrose galactosyltransferase 6 isoform X1: protein MVSNSCSSSLSRIINTSPIIHLPKSNYPKHNLPKSNYPKHSPTTRFNLPNPNNLYFLRRSVISRPATTSGCGISRFSRNRASSFLAFQREEREMTIKPAVRISERKLIVKDRTILTGLPDNVVATSGSSSGPVDGVFLGANFSEEKSRHVVSLGTLTGVRFMACFRFKLWWMAQKMGDQGRDIPLETQFLLLETKHGSHLESDGGDEENQIVYTVFLPLIEGSFRGCLQGNASDELELCLESGDADTKASSFSHALHVHAGTDPFGTITEAIRSVKVHLQTFRQRHEKKLPGFVDYFGWCTWDAFYRDVTQEDVEAGLESLAAGGTPPKFVIIDDGWQSVGGDDGVEKQEPLRLTGIKENSKFQKKDDPTVGIKNIVSIAKQKHGLKYVYVWHAITGYWGGVRPGIKEMEEFGSLMKYPNVSSGVVANEPTWKTDAMAVRGLGLVDPKGVYKFYNELHSYLSSAGIDGVKVDVQCILETLGAGLGGRVELTQKYHQALDASVARNFPDNGCIACMSHNTDALYCSKQTAVVRASDDFYPRDPVSHTIHIAAVAYNSVFLGEFMLPDWDMFQSLHPAAEYHASARAVSGGPIYVSDAPGKHNFELLRKLVLPDGSVLRARLPGRPTKDCLFSDPARDGVSLLKIWNMNKYTGVLGVYNCQGAAWSTAERKNTFHETKSEAITGLIRGRDVHLIAEAAVDNDWKGDCAVYSHRTGELVTLPYNVSMPISLKVLEHEVFTVTPIRVLGGRLSFAPIGLVEMYNAGGAIEGLGYEQNGVVRLEVKGCGKFGAYSSAKPKKCRIGSNVVDFEYDSSSGLVILRLDHLPEDGQKVHVVEIELLEGN from the exons atgGTGTCAAATTCGTGTAGCAGTTCTCTATCTCGTATTATAAATACCAGCCCCATTATTCATTTACCCAAATCAAATTATCCCAAGCATAATTTACCCAAATCAAATTATCCCAAGCATTCTCCTACTACAAGATTCAATCTTCCGAACCCAAACAACTTGTACTTTCTCAGGCGCTCTGTAATTTCTCGTCCTGCTACTACTTCT GGTTGTGGAATTTCCAGATTTTCTCGGAATCGGGCGTCTTCGTTTTTGGCTTTTCAG agagaagaaagagagatgaCGATCAAACCGGCGGTTCGAATCTCGGAACGGAAGCTGATCGTGAAGGACCGGACGATTCTGACGGGATTGCCGGACAATGTAGTGGCCACGTCCGGTTCGTCTTCCGGTCCGGTCGACGGGGTCTTCCTCGGCGCGAATTTCTCGGAGGAGAAAAGCCGGCACGTGGTTTCGTTAGGGACGCTTACCGGAGTCCGGTTCATGGCGTGCTTCCGGTTCAAGCTGTGGTGGATGGCCCAGAAGATGGGGGATCAGGGAAGGGACATACCTCTTGAGACTCAATTCCTATTGCTCGAGACCAAGCACGGGTCCCACCTGGAATCGGACGGCGGAGACGAAGAGAACCAGATCGTCTACACCGTGTTCCTCCCTCTCATCGAAGGCTCGTTCCGCGGTTGCCTGCAGGGCAACGCGAGCGACGAGCTCGAGCTCTGTTTGGAGAGCGGCGACGCCGACACCAAAGCGTCGTCGTTTTCCCACGCACTGCACGTCCATGCCGGGACGGACCCGTTCGGTACGATAACGGAAGCGATCAGGTCCGTCAAAGTTCACCTTCAGACGTTTCGTCAACGTCACGAGAAGAAACTCCCCGGATTCGTTGACTATTTCGGGTGGTGCACCTGGGACGCGTTTTACCGGGACGTGACTCAGGAGGACGTGGAGGCCGGGCTCGAGTCTTTAGCCGCCGGTGGAACACCTCCGAAGTTCGTTATCATCGACGATGGGTGGCAGTCCGTCGGCGGCGACGACGGCGTTGAAAAGCAGGAGCCGCTAAGGCTGACTGGGatcaaagaaaattcaaagtttcAGAAGAAGGACGATCCGACAGTGGGGATTAAGAACATCGTCAGCATCGCGAAACAAAAGCACGGGTTGAAGTATGTGTACGTGTGGCACGCGATTACTGGCTACTGGGGCGGGGTCAGACCCGGAATCAAAGAGATGGAGGAATTCGGATCCTTGATGAAGTACCCGAACGTTTCCAGCGGTGTTGTGGCCAACGAGCCGACGTGGAAGACGGACGCGATGGCGGTGCGAGGGTTGGGGCTGGTGGATCCGAAGGGCGTGTACAAATTCTACAACGAATTGCACAGCTACTTGAGCTCTGCGGGTATTGACGGCGTTAAGGTGGACGTGCAGTGCATACTGGAAACTCTCGGAGCCGGGCTAGGCGGTCGGGTCGAGTTGACCCAGAAGTACCACCAGGCGCTGGACGCCTCAGTGGCGAGGAATTTCCCGGACAACGGCTGCATCGCGTGCATGAGCCACAATACTGACGCGCTCTACTGCTCCAAACAGACCGCCGTCGTGAGGGCGTCCGACGATTTCTACCCCCGCGACCCGGTGTCGCACACGATCCACATTGCGGCGGTTGCTTACAACAGCGTGTTTCTCGGCGAGTTTATGCTGCCAGACTGGGACATGTTCCAGTCGCTCCATCCGGCGGCTGAGTACCACGCTTCCGCCAGGGCCGTCAGTGGTGGGCCCATCTATGTCAG TGACGCGCCTGGGAAGCACAATTTCGAGCTGCTGAGGAAGCTGGTGTTGCCGGACGGGTCAGTGCTTCGGGCCCGATTGCCTGGACGCCCGACGAAAGACTGCCTGTTCTCTGACCCGGCCCGCGACGGCGTGAGCTTGCTGAAGATATGGAACATGAACAAGTACACCGGAGTCCTCGGCGTCTACAACTGCCAAGGCGCAGCGTGGAGCACCGCGGAACGGAAGAACACATTCCACGAAACCAAATCCGAGGCCATCACGGGTCTGATTCGCGGCCGCGACGTCCACCTGATTGCGGAGGCCGCCGTGGACAACGACTGGAAAGGCGACTGCGCCGTGTACAGTCACCGGACGGGAGAGCTGGTGACCCTTCCTTACAATGTGTCGATGCCGATTTCGCTCAAAGTGCTGGAGCACGAGGTTTTCACGGTGACTCCGATCAGGGTTTTGGGCGGCAGATTGAGTTTCGCGCCAATTGGACTGGTGGAGATGTACAATGCAGGCGGAGCAATTGAAGGGTTGGGATATGAACAGAACGGCGTCGTCCGATTGGAGGTTAAGGGCTGCGGCAAATTTGGCGCTTACTCTTCTGCTAAGCCCAAGAAGTGTCGGATCGGGTCTAATGTGGTGGATTTTGAGTACGACTCGTCGTCTGGGTTGGTAATTTTGAGATTGGATCATTTGCCTGAGGACGGTCAGAAAGTTCATGTCGTTGAGATTGAATTATTAGAAGGAAATTAG
- the LOC103425172 gene encoding probable galactinol--sucrose galactosyltransferase 6 isoform X2 → MTIKPAVRISERKLIVKDRTILTGLPDNVVATSGSSSGPVDGVFLGANFSEEKSRHVVSLGTLTGVRFMACFRFKLWWMAQKMGDQGRDIPLETQFLLLETKHGSHLESDGGDEENQIVYTVFLPLIEGSFRGCLQGNASDELELCLESGDADTKASSFSHALHVHAGTDPFGTITEAIRSVKVHLQTFRQRHEKKLPGFVDYFGWCTWDAFYRDVTQEDVEAGLESLAAGGTPPKFVIIDDGWQSVGGDDGVEKQEPLRLTGIKENSKFQKKDDPTVGIKNIVSIAKQKHGLKYVYVWHAITGYWGGVRPGIKEMEEFGSLMKYPNVSSGVVANEPTWKTDAMAVRGLGLVDPKGVYKFYNELHSYLSSAGIDGVKVDVQCILETLGAGLGGRVELTQKYHQALDASVARNFPDNGCIACMSHNTDALYCSKQTAVVRASDDFYPRDPVSHTIHIAAVAYNSVFLGEFMLPDWDMFQSLHPAAEYHASARAVSGGPIYVSDAPGKHNFELLRKLVLPDGSVLRARLPGRPTKDCLFSDPARDGVSLLKIWNMNKYTGVLGVYNCQGAAWSTAERKNTFHETKSEAITGLIRGRDVHLIAEAAVDNDWKGDCAVYSHRTGELVTLPYNVSMPISLKVLEHEVFTVTPIRVLGGRLSFAPIGLVEMYNAGGAIEGLGYEQNGVVRLEVKGCGKFGAYSSAKPKKCRIGSNVVDFEYDSSSGLVILRLDHLPEDGQKVHVVEIELLEGN, encoded by the exons atgaCGATCAAACCGGCGGTTCGAATCTCGGAACGGAAGCTGATCGTGAAGGACCGGACGATTCTGACGGGATTGCCGGACAATGTAGTGGCCACGTCCGGTTCGTCTTCCGGTCCGGTCGACGGGGTCTTCCTCGGCGCGAATTTCTCGGAGGAGAAAAGCCGGCACGTGGTTTCGTTAGGGACGCTTACCGGAGTCCGGTTCATGGCGTGCTTCCGGTTCAAGCTGTGGTGGATGGCCCAGAAGATGGGGGATCAGGGAAGGGACATACCTCTTGAGACTCAATTCCTATTGCTCGAGACCAAGCACGGGTCCCACCTGGAATCGGACGGCGGAGACGAAGAGAACCAGATCGTCTACACCGTGTTCCTCCCTCTCATCGAAGGCTCGTTCCGCGGTTGCCTGCAGGGCAACGCGAGCGACGAGCTCGAGCTCTGTTTGGAGAGCGGCGACGCCGACACCAAAGCGTCGTCGTTTTCCCACGCACTGCACGTCCATGCCGGGACGGACCCGTTCGGTACGATAACGGAAGCGATCAGGTCCGTCAAAGTTCACCTTCAGACGTTTCGTCAACGTCACGAGAAGAAACTCCCCGGATTCGTTGACTATTTCGGGTGGTGCACCTGGGACGCGTTTTACCGGGACGTGACTCAGGAGGACGTGGAGGCCGGGCTCGAGTCTTTAGCCGCCGGTGGAACACCTCCGAAGTTCGTTATCATCGACGATGGGTGGCAGTCCGTCGGCGGCGACGACGGCGTTGAAAAGCAGGAGCCGCTAAGGCTGACTGGGatcaaagaaaattcaaagtttcAGAAGAAGGACGATCCGACAGTGGGGATTAAGAACATCGTCAGCATCGCGAAACAAAAGCACGGGTTGAAGTATGTGTACGTGTGGCACGCGATTACTGGCTACTGGGGCGGGGTCAGACCCGGAATCAAAGAGATGGAGGAATTCGGATCCTTGATGAAGTACCCGAACGTTTCCAGCGGTGTTGTGGCCAACGAGCCGACGTGGAAGACGGACGCGATGGCGGTGCGAGGGTTGGGGCTGGTGGATCCGAAGGGCGTGTACAAATTCTACAACGAATTGCACAGCTACTTGAGCTCTGCGGGTATTGACGGCGTTAAGGTGGACGTGCAGTGCATACTGGAAACTCTCGGAGCCGGGCTAGGCGGTCGGGTCGAGTTGACCCAGAAGTACCACCAGGCGCTGGACGCCTCAGTGGCGAGGAATTTCCCGGACAACGGCTGCATCGCGTGCATGAGCCACAATACTGACGCGCTCTACTGCTCCAAACAGACCGCCGTCGTGAGGGCGTCCGACGATTTCTACCCCCGCGACCCGGTGTCGCACACGATCCACATTGCGGCGGTTGCTTACAACAGCGTGTTTCTCGGCGAGTTTATGCTGCCAGACTGGGACATGTTCCAGTCGCTCCATCCGGCGGCTGAGTACCACGCTTCCGCCAGGGCCGTCAGTGGTGGGCCCATCTATGTCAG TGACGCGCCTGGGAAGCACAATTTCGAGCTGCTGAGGAAGCTGGTGTTGCCGGACGGGTCAGTGCTTCGGGCCCGATTGCCTGGACGCCCGACGAAAGACTGCCTGTTCTCTGACCCGGCCCGCGACGGCGTGAGCTTGCTGAAGATATGGAACATGAACAAGTACACCGGAGTCCTCGGCGTCTACAACTGCCAAGGCGCAGCGTGGAGCACCGCGGAACGGAAGAACACATTCCACGAAACCAAATCCGAGGCCATCACGGGTCTGATTCGCGGCCGCGACGTCCACCTGATTGCGGAGGCCGCCGTGGACAACGACTGGAAAGGCGACTGCGCCGTGTACAGTCACCGGACGGGAGAGCTGGTGACCCTTCCTTACAATGTGTCGATGCCGATTTCGCTCAAAGTGCTGGAGCACGAGGTTTTCACGGTGACTCCGATCAGGGTTTTGGGCGGCAGATTGAGTTTCGCGCCAATTGGACTGGTGGAGATGTACAATGCAGGCGGAGCAATTGAAGGGTTGGGATATGAACAGAACGGCGTCGTCCGATTGGAGGTTAAGGGCTGCGGCAAATTTGGCGCTTACTCTTCTGCTAAGCCCAAGAAGTGTCGGATCGGGTCTAATGTGGTGGATTTTGAGTACGACTCGTCGTCTGGGTTGGTAATTTTGAGATTGGATCATTTGCCTGAGGACGGTCAGAAAGTTCATGTCGTTGAGATTGAATTATTAGAAGGAAATTAG